The region AAAGCGCTTGCCATCGTCGGGACGAGACGGCCGACGCGTTACGGCCTGGAAATGGCGGAACGGTTCGCGGGGCAGCTGGCCGGGTTAGGGATCACGATCGTTTCCGGTTTAGCTTTAGGGATCGATAGTGCCGCGCACCGCGGCGCGCTCAAAGCGGGCGGCCGGACGATCGCCGTCCTGGGGAGCGGCATCGATCAGGTGTACCCGGCGAGCAATCGGGAACTGGCGAACGAGATCGAAAAGCACGGGGCGTTGGTCACCGAATTCCCGGTCGGCCAAAAACCGGATACCTGGACATTCCCGCAGCGGAACCGGATCATTTCCGGCCTGTCGCTCGGCGTGATCATGGTCGAAGGGCATTACGACAGCGGCGCGATGATCACGGCCAAAGAAGCGCTCGACCAGGGGCGGGAAGTCTTTGCCGTGCCGGGGAACATTTCGCTGGAGCAATCGAAAGGGCCGCATTGGTTAATTAAACAGGGGGCAAAGCTCGTCGAAGATATACAAGACGTGCTCGACGAGCTTAACATCCAACTTCCAACTTCAAACATCCAAACAAAACAGCAAATATCAAATGACAACAATATTCAAGCGTTATCCCCAGAAGAAAAGAAGATCATGGCTTGTCTGTCGTTCGAACCGAAGCATTTGGACGCGATCGCGCTGGAGAGCGAACTACCGGTACAACAGAGCTCTTCGCTCATCATGATGCTGGAGCTGAAAAAGGTTGTCCGGCAATTGCCCGGGAAATTGTTCATTTTAAGCTAAAAATCGGGGTTGCCAGATACCGCGTATCAGGTTACAATAACTTTGCCATGGTCCTCTTCTCAGAAATGTTCGTTTCCGAGC is a window of Candidatus Margulisiibacteriota bacterium DNA encoding:
- the dprA gene encoding DNA-processing protein DprA, which gives rise to MLKYWLALNKVEGLGPVKLRRLLEQYAYPRTICETFNYPVGEIAAELENLKRLNARAITLDDRAYPQQLKNIHDPPPILYVKGRLMESDRKALAIVGTRRPTRYGLEMAERFAGQLAGLGITIVSGLALGIDSAAHRGALKAGGRTIAVLGSGIDQVYPASNRELANEIEKHGALVTEFPVGQKPDTWTFPQRNRIISGLSLGVIMVEGHYDSGAMITAKEALDQGREVFAVPGNISLEQSKGPHWLIKQGAKLVEDIQDVLDELNIQLPTSNIQTKQQISNDNNIQALSPEEKKIMACLSFEPKHLDAIALESELPVQQSSSLIMMLELKKVVRQLPGKLFILS